From Streptomyces qinzhouensis, one genomic window encodes:
- a CDS encoding calcium:proton antiporter, producing MKSGTPALLSQWTTLAPVLAVIALAAAWGRQLPGFVVAILAICLFAAVLAAVHHAEVVAHRLGEPFGSIVLAVAVTVIEVGLIVMLMIGGGDKASTYARDTVFAAVMITCNGIVGISLLVATLRNRVAFFNAEGSGGAVATGCALATLTLVVPTFTTGKPGPEFTGGQLAFAAVASLLLYGLFIGVQTVRHRDYFLPVRSDGSPCGPDEHAEPPTDRETLTSLILLVVALVGVVGNAKLISPSIERGVDSAGLPTAAVGVVIALMVLLPETLAAVRAARSGRMQTSLNLAYGSSMASIGLTIPVIALASIWLSGPLILGEGPTNMVLLALTAVVSALTVVPGRATLLQGGVHLVIFAAFVFLSFSP from the coding sequence ATGAAATCGGGCACACCAGCGCTTCTGTCCCAGTGGACCACCCTGGCGCCGGTGCTCGCGGTGATTGCCCTCGCCGCCGCCTGGGGGCGGCAGCTGCCCGGATTCGTGGTGGCGATTCTGGCGATCTGCCTGTTCGCGGCCGTACTCGCCGCGGTCCATCACGCGGAGGTCGTCGCCCACCGCCTCGGCGAGCCCTTCGGGTCGATCGTGCTGGCCGTCGCGGTGACCGTCATCGAGGTCGGACTGATCGTCATGCTGATGATCGGCGGCGGGGACAAGGCCTCCACCTACGCCCGGGACACCGTCTTCGCCGCCGTCATGATCACCTGCAATGGGATCGTCGGCATCTCCCTGCTCGTCGCCACCCTGCGCAACCGGGTCGCCTTCTTCAACGCGGAGGGCTCCGGCGGTGCCGTCGCCACCGGTTGTGCGCTGGCCACGCTGACGCTCGTGGTGCCGACCTTCACCACCGGCAAGCCGGGCCCCGAGTTCACCGGCGGTCAGCTCGCCTTCGCCGCGGTGGCCTCGTTGCTGCTGTACGGGCTGTTCATCGGCGTTCAGACCGTACGCCACCGCGACTACTTCCTGCCGGTACGGTCCGACGGCTCCCCGTGCGGTCCCGACGAGCACGCGGAGCCGCCGACCGACCGGGAAACCCTGACCAGTCTGATCCTGCTGGTCGTGGCGCTGGTGGGGGTCGTCGGCAATGCCAAGCTGATCTCGCCCTCCATCGAACGGGGCGTCGATTCGGCCGGACTGCCCACCGCCGCCGTCGGGGTCGTCATCGCCCTGATGGTGCTGCTGCCGGAGACCCTGGCGGCGGTCCGGGCCGCCCGCAGTGGCCGGATGCAGACCAGCCTCAATCTCGCCTACGGCTCCTCCATGGCCAGTATCGGACTGACCATTCCGGTCATCGCCCTGGCCAGTATCTGGCTGTCCGGCCCCCTGATCCTCGGCGAGGGGCCGACCAATATGGTGCTGCTGGCCCTGACCGCCGTGGTG